From the Terriglobia bacterium genome, the window TTCAGGTTTTTACCGGCTACAGGGTGCAGCACAACATCTCGCGCGGGCCCAGCAAAGGAGGCATCCGCTTCGCACCCGATGTGACGCTGGACGAAGTCAAGGCTCTGGCCGCCTGGATGACCTGGAAATGTGCCGTTGTCAACATCCCGTTCGGCGGAGCGAAGGGCGGCGTCATCTGCGATCCGACCCAGATGTCGTCGGGGGAACTGGAGCGGCTGACGCGCCGCTACACGGCGGAATTGTTCGAGTTTCTCGGCCCGGAAAAGGATGTTCCCGCACCCGACGTCAATACCAACGACCAGATTATGGCGTGGATCATGGACACCTACAGCATGCATGCCCATCAGACCGTGACGGGGGTGATCACCGGCAAACCGGTCGAGTTGGGAGGCTCGGCGGGGCGCAAGGAAGCCACCGGCAGAGGGCTGATGATCGTGATTCGCGAGGCATGCACGCGGCTGAGCCTCGCGCCTCAGGATGCTGCGGTGGTAATCCAGGGTTTCGGCAACGTCGGTTCGACTGCGGCCCTGCTGCTTCATGCGCAGGGCTTCAGGGTCGTCGGCATCTCGGACGTACGGGGAGGTATCCACAACGCGGCCGGGATCGACATGCCGCGGGCCGTCGATTATTACCGGCGCAATAAGACTCTTGCCGGCTTCCCGGGCTGCGACCGTGTCACAAACCAGGAGCTTCTCGAATTGCACTGCCAGATCCTGGTTCCCGCCGCCACCGAGAATCAGATCACTTCCGCCAACGCCGACCGTATCAAGGCCCGGATCATCGCGGAGGGGGCCAACGGCCCAACGACGGCCAAAGCGGATCTGATCCTCGCCGACAAGGGCATATTCATCATTCCGGACATCCTTGCCAATGCCGGTGGCGTGACGGTTTCCTATTTTGAGTGGGTTCAGGATCGGCAGGGTTATTTCTGGAACGAGGCACTGGTGAACGAGCGGCTGCACGACCACATGGTGGCCGGTTTCCACGAGGTGGCCGGATTTTCCGAAACCCACGGCGTGAACATGCGCATCGCCGCCTACATGCTGGCGATCGACCGCGTCGCCAAAACCACCCGCACGCGCGGCTTCTACGCCTGACAACGGCAACAAGGCCGGGGCGTGGCGAGCGTACTCCTGCGGTTATCCCGAATTATTCGTGAAGCAGAACCAAACGCCGGTGAAAGGCAACAAAATTGGACGCGGATAAACGCTGACAGGAGCTTCTGCACGCCGAACAAGACCGAACGGCCGGCGTCTGTCGGCGTTTTCCCGCGTCCGAAAATTTCTTTTGATCGCATATTCACGAATCATCCGGGTTCAGGGCTGCTGCGATCTCAGCGAACTCGGCGTCGAGCCCGCGGGGCTGCAATTCTGCCGTTATCAGTCGGGGCGCCGCAGAACTGCCCGCACAGGGGAGCCGTCGAGGCCGGCGAATTTCAGGGGAAGGCAGATCAGTTCGTAATCGCCCGGCGGCACCTGCGCCAGGCGCGCGCCTTCAAGGATCGCGATACTCTGCGCGTACAGAATCTTGTGGCATCTCAGGCTCGT encodes:
- a CDS encoding Glu/Leu/Phe/Val dehydrogenase, which encodes MVQTPAIQESEINPYEAMMSRFDAAARKLNLDEGLYQFLRYPRREITVYVPVFMDSGRLQVFTGYRVQHNISRGPSKGGIRFAPDVTLDEVKALAAWMTWKCAVVNIPFGGAKGGVICDPTQMSSGELERLTRRYTAELFEFLGPEKDVPAPDVNTNDQIMAWIMDTYSMHAHQTVTGVITGKPVELGGSAGRKEATGRGLMIVIREACTRLSLAPQDAAVVIQGFGNVGSTAALLLHAQGFRVVGISDVRGGIHNAAGIDMPRAVDYYRRNKTLAGFPGCDRVTNQELLELHCQILVPAATENQITSANADRIKARIIAEGANGPTTAKADLILADKGIFIIPDILANAGGVTVSYFEWVQDRQGYFWNEALVNERLHDHMVAGFHEVAGFSETHGVNMRIAAYMLAIDRVAKTTRTRGFYA